From the Candidatus Atribacteria bacterium ADurb.Bin276 genome, one window contains:
- a CDS encoding RQC domain protein produces the protein MGRRETKVRYELDSGGIKELSFEEIKAILRGAEDLISVGGRNLLAKILKGSKDKIVLSHQLENSPVYGFYNDLTLQEILYRIDWVIENHYLNIYYNGRLPVLVYSDKGWEIERETYAEELLHKLKSLLGTGDYSFVKELKDRNRGMILLLVDKIMQTHNKKFIPLLYAWKENEYKKVRSAIQNAINYLSNK, from the coding sequence ATGGGTAGAAGAGAAACTAAAGTAAGATATGAATTAGATAGTGGAGGTATTAAAGAATTATCATTTGAAGAAATTAAAGCTATCCTCAGAGGAGCTGAGGATCTTATTTCAGTTGGTGGAAGAAATCTTTTGGCAAAAATACTGAAAGGATCAAAAGATAAAATTGTTTTAAGCCACCAATTAGAAAATAGCCCAGTTTATGGTTTTTACAATGATTTAACTTTACAAGAAATACTATACCGTATTGATTGGGTTATTGAAAACCATTACTTAAATATTTATTATAATGGGCGGCTTCCAGTCCTGGTTTATTCAGATAAGGGATGGGAAATTGAAAGAGAAACCTATGCCGAAGAGCTTCTTCATAAGCTAAAATCGCTTTTAGGAACCGGAGATTATAGCTTCGTAAAAGAATTAAAAGATAGAAATCGTGGAATGATTTTGCTTTTAGTTGACAAGATCATGCAGACTCATAATAAAAAGTTTATTCCGCTTCTTTATGCTTGGAAAGAAAATGAGTACAAAAAAGTCCGATCTGCAATTCAAAATGCGATTAATTATTTATCAAATAAATAG